The Stegostoma tigrinum isolate sSteTig4 chromosome 38, sSteTig4.hap1, whole genome shotgun sequence genome contains a region encoding:
- the LOC132206579 gene encoding ferritin heavy chain-like: MQRALQMEKDVNQTLLDLHKLASDHTDPHLCDFLERHYLDEQVKMIKKLGDHITNLKRLGAPDNGMGEYLFDRLTLGDSN, encoded by the exons atgcagagagctctgcagatggagaaggatgtgaaccagactctgctggatctgcacaaactggcctctgaccacactgaccctcat ctgtgtgacttcctggagaggcattacttggatgagcaagtgaagatgatcaagaagctgggagatcacatcaccaacctgaagagactaggagcccctgacaatggcatgggagagtacctgtttgacaggctcaccctGGGGGACAGCAACTGA